The genomic interval TCGACCTCACGGAGGCCTCCCGCAGCAGGCGGCCGTCCGGCCGTCCCACCCACCAGGAACAGGTGGCGGGCGCGGTGACGCGGATCCGGGTGCGAACCGCGCCGAAATCCTTGACCAGACGCGGTTTGCCCGGCGGGCCCGTCAGCTCCCACCCGTCGGTCGCGTGCTCGGGCAGCACCGCCATGGCTGCCCGCCCACCCGCGCCCGCGCCCTTGTCGTCCACCACCTCATCCTTCCGATTCCCCTCCGGCGCAACGACAATGAGCGCCGGGGACATGTCGGCCGCCACGTCGCGCTCTCGGTCCATCCTGCCCGGCGACGCCCACCCCGAGCCGCGCATTCGAGGATCGAGCCGGGTCGGCATCGAGTGTCCGAGACAATCCCGAGTTTAGGTTACCGCTCAGCAATCTTTCGAGGTTTCGCGATCGTCGTGACGCCGGACGGGGTGTCGACACCTTGGGGTGGTAACGCCCACCCCTGGGAGGCCGCCGGTCAGCACTGAGGTCGCTGTCGAGCCGGACCCGGAACCTCGACAGTTGACGCATGAGCGATTCCACCCCGCACCCCGACCCGACCACCGTTGCCGTCCGCACCGACGACTGCGAACTCACCTGGACCGACCTGGATCGCTGGTCGAACCGGCTGGCCCGGTTGCTCGTCCAGCGCGGCGCGCGGCGCGGCGTCCGCATCGCGATGGCGGTGCCCGCGCCGATCGAGGCGGCCGTGACGCGGGCGGCCATCACCAAGACCGGTGCGATCCCGGCCCCGGCGGTGGACGAATCCGCTCCCCGTGCCGACCTCGGCGTCACGACCAGAGCGCAGCGCCGCCATCTCGCCGACGCGACCGACTGGCTGGTGCTCGACGACCGCTCGACGCTGCTGGGTTACCTGACCGGATCCGACGCACCGCTCGGCGACGCCGCGAATCAGGCCGCCTGACAACCGAACTCAGGACTCCCCCATGTCTGCCTTAGCCTTCCCCTTGTCCGCGGCCCAGCGCGGCATCTGGTTCGCCCAGCACTTCGCCGGCGCCACGCCGATCTCCATCGCACAGTACGTCGAATTCGACGGTGCGGTCGACGTCGAGTTGCTCGCCACCGCCGCGCGGCGGGCCGGACGCGAGTTCGGCACCGGCTACCTGCGCCTGCTCGAGGTCGACGGCGCCCCCTACCAGATCGTCGATACCGCGCTGGACGACCGCATCGACACCGTCGACCTGCGCGGGCAGGCCGATCCCGAGGCGGCGGCGCGGGCGTGGATGCGCGCGGAGTACTCGGCGCCACTGGATCTGTTGACCGACCGGTTGGTCCAGATCGCCATGCTGCGGGTGGGCGAGGACCGCTGGTTCTGGTACTCCCGGCTGCACCACATCGCGCTGGACGGCGTGGGCGCGCTGACGATGATGCGGCGCACCGCCGAGATCTACAACTGCTCGGTGCGGGGCGAGCCGATTCCGGCCGGGCGAGCGGAGGATCTGCGCCGGATCGTCGAAGATGATCTGGCCTATCGGGATTCGCAGCGGCTGCACAGCGACCGTGCGTACTGGCGCGAGCACCTGGCCGGGATGACGCCGCCGGTGACATTGGCCGGGCGGGAAGCGGCGGTGAACGCGCAGCCGAATCTCGTGTCGGCCGAATTGCCCAGGGCCACGGCGGATCTGCTGGAGAGCGTGGCCGCCCGGGAGTCCTCCGGCGCGGCGCCGATCATCGTGGCGGCCTTCGGCGCGTATCTCGGCGCCATGACCGGAGCGGGCGAGGTGGTGCTGGGGTTGCCGGTGTCGGGGCGCACCACGGCGACGCTGCGGCGGTCGGGCGGGATGGTCGCCAATGTCGTTCCGCTGCGGCTGCCGCTGGCGCCGACCCAGACGGTCGGCGATCTCATCCGGGCCACCCAGGGTGAGCTGACCGGTGCGCTGCGGCGGCAGCGTTACCGGCAGGAGGACATCGTCCGGGATCTGGGCTGGGCGATGGACGAGGTCACCTCGTTCGGGCCGACGGTGAACCTGATGATGGTCGACAGCCGGATCGAGCTCGGTTCGGTGACCGGGCGACTGCACGTGCTCACCTCCGGCCTGATCGATGATCTGTTCGTGAACGTCTACCCGGGGGTGGGCGGGGAGAGCACTCACATCGACTTCCAGGCCAACCCGAATCTCTACGACGATCGGGAACTGGCCGGTCAGCACGCCCGTTTCCTGGCATTCCTGGCGCGGTTCCTCACGGCCGGACCGGAGGCACCGCTGGCGACGCTCGCGGTGACCGCCGAGACCGAGCGCGATGAGCTGGCGCCCGCACGCGGTCCGGCCGGTGCGCCGGTCCGCACCCTGCCCGAGATCCTGGCGACCGGGCCGCGCACCCGGCCCGCTGCCGTGGCGATCCGGTCCGGACAGGCCGCGATCACCTATCGCGAACTCGACGCGCGAACCGACCGGCTGGCGCGCCTGCTCATCGCCGCGGGCGCGGGACCCGAACGCGCGGTGGCGATCTCGATTCCGCGCTCGCCGGAGTCGGTGGTGGCGATGTGGGCCGTCGCCAAGACCGGGGCGGCCTTCGTTCCGATCGATCCGACCTATCCGGCCGACCGCATCGACTACATGGTCTCCGACAGCGGTGTCGTGACCGGCGTGACGGTGACGGCCGCGCGGGCGGCGCTGCCGGACCGGATCGACTGGCTGGTCCTCGATGACGCGAGCACCGAAGCCGCTGTCGGCCGCCAGCTTCCGGACCCGATCGCCGACTCCGACCGCCGCGCGGCCCTGCAGCCGGACCAGATCGCCTACACGATCTACACTTCCGGCTCGACCGGACTGCCCAAGGGCGTGCAGGTCTCGCACCGCGGGCTGGCCAACCTGGTGACGAGTTCCGGATCCGCGTTCGGCGTGGACGCGAATTCCGTGGTGGCGCACGCCGTCTCGCCGAGTTTCGACATCTCGGTCGAGGAGTTGCTGGTGGCTTTCGCCGCCGGTGCCACCGTCGCGGTGGTGCCACCGGGGGCCTACGCGGGCGACGAGATGGCCCAGGTGCTGCGCGCGCAGCACGTCACTCATCTGAATGTCACTCCGGCAGTGGCCGGTTCGCTGGATCCGGCCACGCTGCCCGAACTGCGCACGGTCGTGGTGGGTGGCGACGCCTGCCCGGCGGATCTGGTGTCGGCGTGGGCCGGGCGCACCGTGCTCAACGGGTACGGGCCGACCGAGACGACGGTGACGGTCACACTGAGCGCGCCGCTGACCCCGGACGGTCCCGTGACGATCGGCGGTCCCGTGCGCGGGGTGTCCGCGCTGGTCCTCGACCCGTGGCTGCGGCCGGTGCCGCCCGGGACGACCGGTGAGCTGTACCTGGGCGGCGACTGCCTGGCCCGCGGCTACCACGGTCGGACCGGGCTGACCGCCGCGTGTTTCGTGGCCGATCCGTACACGCCGGGCGGACGCCTGTATCGCACCGGCGACCTGGTGCGCTGGGCCCGCCACGACGACCGCTGGGTGCTGGAGTACGGCGGTCGCGGGGACGCGCAGGTGAAGGTGCGCGGCTTCCGGATCGAACTCGGCGAGATCGACGCGGTGCTGCAACGGCTGCCGGAGGTCGACTTCGCGCTCACCCTCGGCGCCGACTCCGGCTCCGGCACGGCGCTGGTGTCCTACGTGCGCGGCCGCAACGGTGCGCCGCTGGATCCCGAGACCTTGAGAAGCGCCGCGGCGCGGACGCTTCCGGCGTACATGGTGCCCGCGGCGATCATGGTGCTGGACCGGGTTCCGTTGACCCCGGTCGGCAAGGTGGACCGGCGGGCCCTGCCCGCCCCGGTCTTCCGGACCCGCGCCGCGGACGGCCGCCCGCCCGAGACCGAACGCGAGAAGGCACTGGCCGCCGTCTTCGCCGATGTGCTGCGACTGGATGCCGTGACCGCCGACGACGACTTCTTCGCACTCGGCGGCGACAGCATCGTGGCGATCCAGCTGGTGTCGCGGGCCAGGTCGGCCGGATTGGGCCTGACCGCCCGTGACGTGTTCGAGCGCCGCACCGTCGCCGGGCTCGCGGCGATCGCCGCCGACGCGACGGCCCCGGCCGTCGCCGAACTGCCGGGCGGCGGCATCGGACCCCTCACACCGACCCCGATCGTGCACGCCATGCTCGACACCGGCGCCTGGCATCGCTTCGGGCAGGCGGCCCTCGTCGGACTGCCCGCCGAGGTGGGCCGCGATCGGCTGACCGCGGCGGTGCGGGTACTGCTCGACCACCACGACATGCTCCGCAGTACCCTGCGGCGCGCCGACGACCGCTGGGAATGGACCGTCGCCGAACGCGGTTCGGTCGACGCGGCCGCACTCGTGGATGTGGTGACCGCCGACACGGACGCGGACCGGGAACGCGAATTGCACAGCGCCGCGGACCGTCTCGATCCATCCGGCGGCGTGCTCGCCCGCTTCGTCCTCATGGAGACCGCCGGTACCGCGCCGACGCTGTGGCTGGTGGTGCACCATCTCGCGGTCGACGGCGTCTCGTGGCGCATCCTGCTACCCGATCTGGCCACCGCCTGTGCCGGTGGCGAACTCGCTCCCGTCGGCACGTCGTTCCGCCGCTGGGCGCACGGACAGCGCGAGCAGGCGGA from Nocardia wallacei carries:
- a CDS encoding AMP-binding protein, with translation MSDSTPHPDPTTVAVRTDDCELTWTDLDRWSNRLARLLVQRGARRGVRIAMAVPAPIEAAVTRAAITKTGAIPAPAVDESAPRADLGVTTRAQRRHLADATDWLVLDDRSTLLGYLTGSDAPLGDAANQAA